The Borrelia hispanica CRI genome has a window encoding:
- the plzA gene encoding c-di-GMP-binding receptor PlzA encodes MFFSKKIKDYEAKYRGKEIKMSTEINSFLNIKNSVEIKVGTYVVVGVIYSISMSFIKIILQQDEILPVLAQNGNLGNINIKSYDNNVVDNSFCIPSLIVKLVNTSSYAIQDKEYNLLTLEFISSMPEEILIKIGKLLDLKLGQNQRIHERIIIDKESLKKLNLASDKAFVEVNGIKHKCLIKDMSYGGALLISYFDYEKLEESNTDLILSFDVAGKKVSIVGQARNLSVIQTPNGKVLAIGVAFCEEKIPLDYTMLIHDYFN; translated from the coding sequence ATGTTTTTTTCTAAAAAAATAAAAGATTATGAAGCTAAATATAGAGGTAAGGAAATTAAAATGAGTACTGAAATTAATAGTTTCCTTAATATTAAAAATTCTGTTGAAATAAAGGTTGGTACTTATGTGGTGGTTGGTGTTATTTATTCTATTTCTATGAGTTTTATTAAAATTATTTTGCAACAAGATGAAATTTTACCCGTCTTGGCACAAAATGGAAATTTAGGCAATATTAATATTAAGAGTTATGACAATAATGTTGTGGATAATTCTTTTTGTATTCCTTCTTTAATTGTTAAGTTGGTAAATACATCTTCTTATGCCATTCAAGATAAGGAATATAATTTGTTGACGCTAGAATTTATATCTTCTATGCCAGAAGAAATTTTAATTAAAATTGGGAAATTGCTTGATTTAAAGCTTGGTCAAAATCAAAGGATTCATGAGCGTATTATTATTGATAAAGAGTCTTTAAAAAAACTTAATCTTGCTTCTGATAAAGCTTTTGTTGAAGTTAATGGTATTAAGCATAAATGTTTGATTAAAGATATGTCTTATGGAGGTGCTCTTTTGATATCTTATTTTGATTATGAAAAATTGGAAGAGAGTAATACCGATTTGATTTTGAGTTTTGATGTTGCAGGTAAGAAAGTTTCTATTGTGGGGCAGGCAAGAAATTTAAGTGTTATTCAAACGCCCAATGGTAAAGTTTTAGCTATAGGTGTTGCATTTTGTGAAGAAAAAATTCCTCTTGACTATACAATGTTAATACATGATTATTTTAATTAG
- a CDS encoding tetratricopeptide repeat protein, whose translation MLKNIVYVSLPENFTNQIKGFVFDPKILLPVEVSDIEHFSQDELSFESIMSAILKISAYDQNNVNFPYYKKLLLALNPNIINILINVGLSKIDEGDYNLALEIFLSLKGVEGENEVILFNLALLYEKMAENFLRLEQHMDAISSNQNALNIYERLLTLDSINENVFANAGFFFVKQYKLDRAQELLSHYLKISSNLGLKNKVNEILNVIEVHKDLALNLERIYDLIILSKEDEAICELIKLLEYHKDSWNVWFLLGWGYRRKGFYLQAKDAFLKVLFFDSNNVDAMNEISICLMELLKFDESLEYLLRALKLEPDNIKIISNLGILYLKMERKKEAREYFQIILEYDPNDPIALKYLELLEK comes from the coding sequence ATGCTTAAGAATATTGTTTATGTTTCTCTTCCTGAGAATTTTACAAATCAGATTAAAGGTTTTGTATTTGATCCTAAGATATTATTGCCTGTTGAGGTTAGTGATATTGAGCACTTTTCTCAAGATGAACTTAGTTTTGAATCCATTATGTCTGCAATTCTTAAGATTTCTGCTTATGACCAAAATAATGTTAACTTTCCTTATTATAAGAAGCTTTTATTAGCTTTAAATCCAAATATTATTAATATTCTTATTAATGTTGGTCTTTCGAAGATTGATGAGGGAGATTATAATTTGGCTCTTGAAATTTTTTTGTCATTAAAAGGTGTTGAAGGTGAGAATGAGGTTATTCTTTTTAATTTAGCATTATTATATGAAAAAATGGCTGAAAATTTTTTAAGACTTGAGCAACATATGGATGCTATTAGCAGTAATCAAAATGCTTTAAATATTTATGAAAGACTATTAACACTTGATAGTATTAATGAAAATGTATTTGCAAATGCTGGTTTTTTTTTTGTTAAGCAATATAAATTAGATAGGGCTCAAGAATTACTGAGTCATTATTTAAAAATTTCTAGTAATTTAGGATTGAAGAATAAGGTAAATGAAATTTTAAATGTTATAGAGGTTCATAAAGATTTAGCTTTAAATCTTGAGAGAATATATGATTTGATAATTTTATCAAAAGAAGATGAAGCTATTTGTGAACTTATTAAACTATTAGAATATCATAAAGATTCCTGGAATGTTTGGTTCTTGCTTGGATGGGGGTATAGAAGAAAGGGATTTTACTTGCAGGCAAAAGATGCTTTTCTTAAAGTGTTATTTTTTGATTCTAATAATGTTGATGCTATGAATGAAATTTCAATTTGTTTAATGGAGTTGCTTAAGTTTGATGAGAGTCTTGAATATTTACTTAGAGCATTAAAACTTGAACCTGATAATATTAAAATTATTTCAAATCTTGGTATTCTTTATTTAAAGATGGAGCGTAAAAAAGAGGCTAGAGAATATTTTCAAATCATTCTTGAATATGATCCAAATGATCCTATTGCTCTTAAGTATTTGGAATTGTTAGAAAAATAA
- a CDS encoding L-threonylcarbamoyladenylate synthase codes for MKTEIIKETEIEKAAKFINSGELVVFPTETVYGIGANAYDENAIRMLFIVKKRPITNPLIVHVESIEKIKELVEYIPDSAMILMNKFTPGPITFILKNAGKISKLINGGLESIAVRIPSDPIALKLIKMSKVPIAAPSANLSKRPSATNFEMAIKELNGLVKGIIKKNGVSKIGIESTVISFDAKSNVSILRPGSITKEMIERELNGNFNVEYSLGKKILQSPGNLLEHYRPRIPVYLFRQKDNIRKYVSRQDTKILIMKNTFKSYWFNRLWNTNHICIFNTLEEYAKNIYKVFVESERTHKQILAEFVDNNQLGYSINNRLKKASLDKFISE; via the coding sequence ATGAAAACAGAAATAATAAAAGAAACTGAAATAGAAAAAGCAGCGAAATTCATTAATTCAGGAGAATTAGTAGTATTTCCCACAGAAACAGTATACGGCATTGGAGCTAATGCATATGATGAGAATGCTATACGAATGCTCTTTATAGTCAAAAAGCGTCCTATTACAAATCCCCTAATAGTACATGTTGAATCAATAGAAAAAATAAAAGAACTTGTAGAATATATACCAGATAGTGCTATGATTTTAATGAACAAATTTACCCCAGGTCCCATAACATTCATATTAAAAAATGCGGGTAAGATATCTAAATTAATAAATGGCGGTCTTGAAAGCATAGCAGTCAGAATACCTTCAGACCCTATAGCTCTCAAATTAATCAAAATGAGCAAAGTTCCAATAGCAGCTCCATCAGCAAATTTATCAAAACGTCCCAGTGCCACTAATTTTGAAATGGCAATAAAGGAACTTAATGGCCTTGTTAAAGGAATCATTAAGAAAAATGGAGTATCAAAAATTGGAATAGAATCAACTGTTATAAGTTTTGACGCTAAAAGCAACGTATCAATATTAAGACCAGGCTCAATAACAAAAGAAATGATAGAGAGAGAACTTAATGGAAACTTTAATGTAGAATATTCATTGGGAAAAAAAATACTCCAATCACCAGGAAATTTATTGGAACATTATAGACCACGCATACCTGTTTATTTATTCAGACAAAAAGATAATATAAGAAAGTATGTATCAAGACAAGATACAAAAATACTCATTATGAAAAATACTTTTAAATCATATTGGTTTAATAGGCTTTGGAATACAAATCACATCTGTATATTTAACACATTAGAAGAATATGCAAAAAATATTTATAAAGTTTTTGTAGAATCTGAGAGAACACATAAACAAATACTTGCTGAATTTGTAGATAATAATCAACTTGGATATTCAATAAATAACAGACTCAAAAAAGCAAGTCTAGACAAATTTATTTCTGAATAA
- a CDS encoding septal ring lytic transglycosylase RlpA family protein yields the protein MLYIVICNMIQCVIMIGLFGLRYVDLRFIFLFLIVATMQLNSATVGLASWYGEAFHGKTTANGEKFDMTALTAAHKELPFNSVVRVTNLLNNRTVVVRINDRGPFRKDRIIDLSKSAAEKLDFIGIGVAPVKIEILKQVDIKNIENQKSENNLDVKDVPKSNSNNDVVDLKTDKGVVVGKEHTEVAGQILNNTDKEPDFYIQVGSYKTKDYAQRAYKILEKVGLNVFVNSHGPFFTVFIPTYADDVQKNVELIKSTGYKDILVRKTKIPGNNILMD from the coding sequence ATGCTTTATATTGTGATATGCAATATGATACAATGTGTAATTATGATAGGTTTATTTGGTCTTAGGTATGTTGACTTGAGATTTATATTTTTATTTTTGATTGTTGCTACTATGCAATTAAATAGTGCTACTGTAGGGCTTGCTTCGTGGTATGGAGAAGCTTTTCATGGTAAGACTACTGCTAATGGCGAGAAATTTGATATGACTGCTCTTACAGCGGCTCACAAAGAGCTTCCATTTAATAGTGTTGTAAGAGTTACCAATTTACTTAATAATAGAACTGTTGTTGTAAGAATTAATGACAGGGGACCTTTTAGAAAAGATAGGATAATTGATTTATCAAAATCTGCTGCTGAAAAGTTAGATTTTATAGGAATAGGTGTTGCTCCTGTAAAAATTGAAATATTAAAACAAGTTGATATAAAAAATATTGAAAACCAAAAATCTGAGAACAATCTTGATGTTAAAGATGTTCCTAAGAGTAATTCTAATAATGATGTTGTTGATTTAAAAACAGATAAAGGTGTTGTTGTGGGAAAGGAACATACTGAAGTTGCAGGTCAAATTTTAAATAATACAGATAAAGAGCCAGATTTTTACATACAAGTTGGTTCTTATAAGACTAAAGATTATGCTCAAAGGGCTTATAAGATTCTTGAAAAAGTTGGTCTTAATGTTTTTGTAAACTCACATGGACCTTTTTTTACAGTATTTATTCCTACTTATGCTGATGATGTACAAAAGAATGTTGAGCTCATTAAATCTACAGGATACAAAGACATTTTGGTGAGAAAGACTAAAATCCCAGGAAATAATATCCTTATGGATTAA
- a CDS encoding ATP-dependent DNA helicase: MNLSEYILQQAELNIKGFVRRDTQLRMIDKIKQTFRDENFLVIEAPTGTGKSLAYLIAAIDFIHQTKEKVIISTSSINLQEQLIKKDIKSLKKIIPFKIKFGIIKGMRNYICLRRLEELKKSLLTYTLNKKNLETLTYWAKNTKTGDKDELNFIDEQIWEEVSANPETCSEITCPNENKCLFKKARNKILECDIIITNHHLLLNDLYIRNEILMEKENHENNFEEENININLILPSIKNIIVDEAHYLEEAARSLFNKNFSKTGIKQIFIKIDKIIKRQNINNIYKKDFEILTIQNFENIEYIINIQEKLPSTYRITSDTHKTNFYIRIKTYLQNIIYHLENYQITIRSIIQNIENKTAKIELNRLIKNLDQTKLLIQNFISENQDDNLCFWIENKKNIPIFQTSEIYLGPELNKIMYQRTKRIIFTSATLIINQSFSYFLNQTGLNLSNKHIEMENLPYPFPYQEQSILTITSDIENPNNEEGFLNQSIRYIKELVILNKGGTLILLTSVKSLEYISQNIKDFLFKNDINIFIQGQLPKNELINSFKKSPQKSVLIGIKNFWEGIDIKGDRLTMIIIPKLPFQTPSDPILIAKNELAKKTNENFFIKETLPQAIIKFKQGFGRLIRDSKDYGIIVCFDKRIYNKTYGKLFLKSLPKIKTYYSNFTTIKHTINTFFKTDQNINP, from the coding sequence ATGAACTTAAGTGAATATATACTTCAACAAGCAGAACTAAATATCAAAGGATTTGTAAGACGAGATACACAACTTAGAATGATAGACAAAATAAAACAAACATTTAGGGATGAAAACTTTTTAGTCATTGAAGCACCAACAGGAACTGGCAAAAGTCTTGCATATCTCATTGCTGCTATTGATTTCATTCACCAAACAAAAGAAAAAGTCATAATTTCAACATCATCAATTAACCTTCAAGAACAACTAATAAAAAAAGATATTAAATCCTTAAAGAAGATTATTCCTTTTAAGATTAAGTTTGGCATAATTAAAGGAATGCGAAATTATATCTGCCTTAGAAGACTCGAAGAACTCAAGAAAAGCCTTTTAACATATACACTAAATAAAAAAAATTTAGAAACATTAACCTACTGGGCAAAAAACACAAAAACAGGAGATAAAGATGAACTTAATTTCATAGATGAACAAATTTGGGAAGAAGTATCAGCAAATCCTGAAACATGCTCAGAAATCACCTGTCCTAATGAGAACAAATGTCTTTTTAAAAAAGCAAGAAATAAAATATTAGAATGCGATATCATTATAACTAATCACCATTTACTCTTAAACGACCTTTATATAAGAAACGAAATATTAATGGAAAAAGAAAATCATGAAAATAATTTTGAAGAAGAAAACATAAATATTAATTTAATATTACCTAGCATAAAAAACATAATAGTTGATGAGGCTCACTATTTAGAAGAAGCTGCAAGAAGCTTATTTAATAAAAATTTTTCAAAAACTGGAATAAAACAAATTTTCATAAAAATAGATAAAATAATTAAACGACAAAATATAAATAACATCTATAAGAAAGATTTTGAAATTTTAACAATACAAAACTTTGAAAACATAGAATACATAATAAACATACAAGAAAAATTACCATCAACTTATAGAATTACCAGTGATACACATAAAACAAACTTTTATATACGTATTAAAACATATCTACAAAATATCATTTATCATCTAGAAAATTATCAAATAACCATAAGATCAATAATACAAAATATAGAAAACAAAACAGCAAAAATAGAACTAAATAGATTAATTAAAAATTTAGATCAAACAAAATTATTAATTCAAAATTTTATATCTGAAAATCAAGATGATAATCTTTGTTTTTGGATAGAAAATAAAAAAAATATCCCTATATTTCAAACATCAGAAATTTATTTAGGTCCAGAACTAAATAAAATCATGTATCAACGAACAAAAAGAATAATTTTTACATCAGCTACTCTTATAATAAATCAATCATTTTCATACTTTTTAAATCAAACGGGGCTAAATTTAAGTAATAAACATATCGAAATGGAAAATTTACCATACCCGTTTCCTTATCAAGAACAATCAATACTTACAATTACATCAGATATTGAAAATCCTAACAATGAAGAAGGATTTTTAAATCAATCAATAAGATATATTAAAGAACTTGTGATATTAAACAAAGGAGGAACCCTAATTCTCCTAACTTCGGTTAAAAGTTTAGAATACATAAGTCAAAACATCAAAGATTTTTTATTTAAAAATGACATAAACATTTTCATACAAGGACAATTACCAAAAAATGAACTTATAAATTCATTCAAAAAATCACCCCAAAAAAGTGTACTTATAGGAATAAAAAATTTTTGGGAAGGAATTGACATTAAAGGAGATCGATTAACAATGATTATCATCCCCAAACTGCCATTTCAAACTCCTTCAGATCCAATCTTAATAGCAAAAAATGAATTGGCTAAAAAAACAAATGAAAATTTTTTTATAAAAGAAACATTACCACAAGCAATAATAAAATTTAAACAAGGATTTGGAAGACTAATTAGAGACTCGAAAGATTATGGAATCATAGTATGTTTTGATAAAAGAATTTACAACAAAACTTATGGTAAATTATTTTTAAAATCATTACCTAAAATCAAAACTTACTACTCAAACTTTACAACTATCAAACATACAATAAATACATTTTTTAAAACAGATCAAAATATTAATCCATAA
- a CDS encoding tRNA dihydrouridine synthase → MTFLNNMKRPIMILAPMEDVTDTVFRNLVHFMGNGKYGPDIYFTEFISVKGLLNKSKNSIQHILTKNDELSRPLIAQIWGDDPDKFVKAIEILSNLGFWGIDLNMGCPKKKIVKKGVCSALINNKSLAHEIIIASKEACLKHGLPLSVKTRHGFFCSEVEDWLGFLLKLGIDMLTVHPRLVINQSEGPIDVNVFDELVKLRNEINPYVVIIGNGDVLSLNQAYQMINRYSIDGIMFGRGILKNLNLFRIDEPNFLNSDLNFRLNILKLHITDFHSTWGITKDFNKLKKYFKIYFNENEICSEYFYNIMSSSNYDELFENLNRINVVGDKLK, encoded by the coding sequence ATGACTTTTTTAAATAATATGAAGCGTCCCATTATGATTTTAGCTCCAATGGAAGATGTTACAGATACTGTTTTTAGAAATTTAGTTCATTTTATGGGAAATGGAAAGTATGGTCCTGATATTTATTTTACTGAATTTATTTCTGTAAAAGGACTTTTAAATAAATCAAAGAACTCAATACAACATATTTTGACAAAAAATGATGAGCTTAGTCGACCTTTGATTGCTCAAATTTGGGGTGATGACCCTGATAAGTTTGTGAAGGCAATAGAAATTTTGAGTAATTTGGGATTTTGGGGCATTGATCTTAATATGGGTTGTCCAAAGAAAAAAATAGTTAAAAAAGGTGTTTGTTCTGCTTTGATTAATAATAAGTCCTTAGCCCATGAAATAATTATTGCAAGTAAAGAGGCATGTTTAAAACATGGATTACCTCTTAGTGTTAAAACTAGACATGGTTTTTTTTGTTCTGAGGTTGAAGATTGGTTGGGTTTTTTACTTAAATTAGGTATTGATATGTTAACCGTGCATCCTAGGCTTGTTATTAATCAAAGTGAAGGGCCTATAGATGTTAATGTATTTGATGAACTTGTTAAATTAAGAAATGAAATTAATCCTTATGTAGTAATTATTGGAAATGGAGATGTTTTAAGTTTAAATCAGGCATATCAAATGATTAATAGGTATTCTATTGATGGGATAATGTTTGGTCGTGGAATATTAAAAAATTTAAACTTGTTTAGAATAGATGAGCCTAACTTTTTAAATAGTGATTTAAATTTTAGGTTAAATATATTAAAATTGCACATAACGGATTTTCATTCTACTTGGGGTATTACTAAAGATTTTAATAAACTTAAGAAGTATTTTAAAATTTATTTTAATGAAAATGAAATATGTAGTGAATATTTTTATAATATTATGAGCTCAAGTAATTATGATGAACTTTTTGAAAATCTAAATCGAATTAATGTTGTAGGAGATAAGCTTAAATAA
- the valS gene encoding valine--tRNA ligase, protein MSEELSSSYDPKVFEDKIYKRWLDNGVFSPNDKIELKFSMVAPPPNVTGILHMGHALNFTLQDILVRYKRMKGFNTLWLFGTDHAGIATQTVFEKQLRESGKSKDDFSREEFIEGILELKNKHRKIIVNQVEKLGASYDHLRERFTLDDGLSRAVNKVFIDLYNKGLIYKGEYLVNLDPGSGSVVSDEEVEYKEILGKIYFVKYLLCDGSFIEVATTRPETMFGDVAIAVNPNDERYKSLIGREVIVPIANRKIKIIADDYVDMEFGSGALKITPAHDPNDFDIAKRHNLAKINILNKNAKLNENVPIEYQGLSVSAARSKIEKDLIDKGFLIDVKNHKHQVGHCHRSGEVIEPYLSNQWFVRMKPLADAALQALIDGKIRFYPKKWENTYKHWLSNIKDWCISRQLVWGHRIPAWYDVQTGEIVVSEFDPSLSERYSGRSFIRDSDVLDTWFSSWLWPFSSLGWPDVTFDLKNYYPTTTLVTAYDIIFFWVARMVMAGIEFMGEVPFRDIYITPLLRDKKGQKMSKSLGNGIDPLKIIDQYGSDALRFTLSFLSVQGQDLNIDTKDFMFGAKFANKVFNASKFILSNLKGRLVLDSLEFDDIDKWLITRLNSTIAAIDCSFENYKYNEATKAVYEFFWNDFCDWYIEISKINLYSDDFDLQNITISKLIFFLKESLLIMHPFIPFITEEIYSKVMSLKDILALKKYPEFTVQRDFREEFQQFNLFKDFIISMRTLRSEFNIVPNVKINVALKFDNTFQSEKYFKKNEYIAKKLINFDCIFYNENYENMIGVPNVNFESFADIKNLIDTDKELTKLSKQLEKYEKLKNVTLQKLENQNFLSNAPDEIINFEKLKLEEFDSFIVRISNYISNLKKSNY, encoded by the coding sequence ATGAGCGAAGAACTTTCAAGCAGTTACGATCCTAAAGTTTTTGAGGATAAAATTTATAAGAGATGGTTGGATAATGGTGTCTTTAGTCCTAATGATAAGATTGAATTAAAATTTAGCATGGTAGCACCTCCTCCAAATGTTACAGGTATTCTTCATATGGGACATGCTCTTAATTTTACTTTGCAAGATATTCTTGTTCGTTATAAAAGGATGAAGGGATTTAATACTCTTTGGCTTTTTGGTACAGATCATGCTGGAATTGCAACTCAGACAGTTTTTGAAAAACAACTTAGAGAAAGTGGCAAAAGTAAAGATGATTTTAGTCGTGAAGAATTTATTGAAGGAATTCTTGAATTAAAAAATAAGCATAGAAAAATAATTGTTAATCAGGTAGAAAAGCTTGGGGCTTCTTATGATCATTTGCGTGAGAGGTTTACTCTTGATGATGGACTTTCAAGGGCTGTTAATAAAGTTTTTATTGATTTATATAATAAGGGGCTAATTTATAAGGGAGAATATCTTGTAAATCTTGATCCTGGTTCTGGAAGTGTTGTGAGTGATGAAGAAGTTGAATATAAGGAAATTTTGGGTAAGATTTATTTTGTTAAATATTTATTGTGTGATGGTAGTTTTATTGAAGTTGCAACTACTAGACCTGAGACAATGTTTGGAGATGTAGCTATTGCTGTTAATCCCAATGATGAGAGATATAAATCTTTAATTGGGAGAGAGGTTATAGTTCCTATTGCAAATAGAAAAATTAAGATAATAGCTGATGATTATGTTGATATGGAATTTGGTAGTGGTGCTTTAAAAATAACGCCTGCTCATGATCCTAATGATTTTGATATTGCAAAAAGGCATAATCTTGCCAAGATAAATATTTTGAATAAGAATGCAAAGCTTAATGAAAATGTTCCAATTGAGTATCAAGGTTTAAGTGTTAGTGCAGCAAGAAGTAAAATAGAAAAAGATTTAATAGACAAAGGATTTTTAATAGATGTTAAAAATCATAAGCATCAGGTTGGGCATTGTCATAGATCTGGAGAAGTTATTGAACCTTATTTGTCAAATCAGTGGTTTGTAAGGATGAAACCGTTAGCCGATGCTGCTTTACAAGCATTAATTGATGGTAAGATTAGGTTTTATCCTAAAAAATGGGAAAATACATATAAACATTGGTTATCCAATATTAAAGATTGGTGTATATCTAGACAGTTGGTTTGGGGACATAGGATTCCTGCTTGGTATGATGTTCAGACAGGAGAGATTGTTGTTAGTGAATTTGATCCTTCATTGAGTGAGCGTTATAGTGGAAGAAGTTTTATTAGAGATTCAGATGTACTTGATACTTGGTTTTCTTCTTGGTTGTGGCCATTTTCTTCTCTTGGATGGCCAGATGTGACTTTTGATCTTAAAAATTATTATCCTACAACTACTTTAGTTACTGCTTATGACATAATATTTTTTTGGGTAGCAAGGATGGTAATGGCAGGAATTGAATTTATGGGAGAAGTTCCATTTAGAGATATATATATAACTCCTCTTTTAAGAGATAAAAAGGGACAAAAGATGTCAAAATCTTTAGGTAATGGTATAGATCCTCTAAAGATTATCGATCAGTATGGAAGTGATGCATTACGATTTACTCTTTCATTTTTGTCCGTACAAGGACAGGATTTGAACATTGACACTAAAGATTTTATGTTTGGGGCTAAATTTGCAAATAAAGTATTTAATGCATCTAAGTTTATTTTATCAAATTTAAAGGGTAGGTTAGTATTAGATAGTTTGGAATTTGATGACATTGATAAGTGGCTAATTACAAGGTTAAATTCAACTATTGCTGCTATAGATTGTTCATTTGAAAATTATAAGTATAATGAAGCTACAAAAGCGGTATATGAATTTTTTTGGAATGATTTTTGTGATTGGTATATTGAAATTAGTAAGATTAATTTATATAGTGATGATTTTGATTTACAGAATATAACTATTTCTAAATTAATTTTTTTCCTAAAAGAATCTTTACTTATTATGCATCCCTTTATTCCTTTTATTACCGAAGAAATTTATTCTAAGGTTATGTCGTTAAAAGATATATTGGCTTTGAAAAAGTATCCTGAATTTACAGTTCAAAGAGATTTTAGAGAAGAATTTCAGCAATTTAATTTATTTAAAGACTTTATTATTTCAATGAGAACTCTTAGAAGTGAATTTAATATAGTTCCTAATGTTAAGATTAATGTTGCTTTGAAATTTGATAATACTTTTCAGTCTGAAAAGTATTTTAAAAAAAATGAATATATTGCAAAAAAACTTATTAATTTTGATTGTATTTTTTACAATGAAAATTATGAAAATATGATAGGAGTTCCTAATGTTAATTTTGAGAGTTTTGCAGATATTAAAAATCTCATAGATACTGATAAAGAACTTACAAAACTTAGTAAACAATTAGAAAAATATGAAAAACTTAAAAATGTAACTCTTCAAAAGCTTGAGAATCAAAACTTTTTATCAAATGCTCCTGATGAGATTATTAATTTTGAGAAGTTAAAATTAGAAGAATTTGATTCTTTTATTGTGAGAATTAGTAATTATATTTCTAATTTAAAGAAATCTAATTACTAA
- the mnmD gene encoding tRNA (5-methylaminomethyl-2-thiouridine)(34)-methyltransferase MnmD, which produces MTHKLIFQGKTIYSSKFKDIYYDPQYGLEESNYVFIKGCKLEKELATAKNIKIAELGFGTGLNLIALLKYLIENNIKTKINYYSIEKFPLKKEQIKKISQFFNNDIQYFKIMLKKYPKIPIKNIKYQISNNINLKILIGDAKDKLKELPKYIDYWFLDGFTPSKNIRMWNKEIFTIISQKSKTGTKLSTFSAARIVKDGLKLANFNYLKIKGFNNKRHMLVAQKE; this is translated from the coding sequence ATGACTCACAAATTAATATTCCAAGGTAAGACTATATATTCAAGTAAATTTAAAGATATTTATTATGATCCTCAATATGGACTTGAAGAGAGCAATTACGTATTTATTAAAGGATGTAAACTAGAAAAAGAACTTGCAACCGCCAAAAACATAAAAATTGCAGAATTAGGATTTGGAACAGGGCTAAATTTAATAGCCCTCTTAAAATATTTAATAGAAAACAATATTAAAACAAAAATTAACTATTACTCAATTGAAAAATTTCCATTAAAAAAAGAACAAATAAAAAAAATATCACAATTTTTTAATAACGATATACAATATTTCAAGATAATGCTTAAAAAATATCCAAAAATACCAATAAAAAATATAAAATATCAAATATCAAATAATATTAATTTAAAAATTCTCATTGGTGATGCTAAAGACAAACTTAAAGAATTACCAAAGTACATAGATTACTGGTTTTTAGATGGATTTACTCCAAGCAAAAATATTAGAATGTGGAACAAAGAAATATTTACAATAATCTCACAAAAAAGCAAAACCGGAACAAAACTCTCAACATTTTCTGCAGCAAGAATTGTAAAAGACGGATTAAAACTTGCCAATTTTAATTATCTTAAAATAAAAGGATTTAATAACAAAAGACATATGTTAGTAGCACAAAAAGAATAA
- the groES gene encoding co-chaperone GroES has protein sequence MKNIKPLADRVLIKIKEAESKTTSGLYIPENAKEKTHIGTVMAIGSNKEDINVKVGDTVLYEKYAGAAVKIEDKEHLILKAKEIIAIIEE, from the coding sequence ATGAAAAATATTAAACCTTTAGCTGATAGAGTTTTAATAAAAATAAAAGAAGCCGAAAGTAAAACAACTTCAGGATTATATATACCAGAAAATGCAAAAGAGAAAACACATATTGGAACAGTTATGGCTATTGGCTCCAACAAAGAAGACATTAATGTTAAAGTCGGAGACACAGTGCTTTATGAAAAATATGCTGGAGCTGCCGTGAAGATTGAAGATAAAGAGCACCTAATTCTAAAAGCAAAAGAAATAATAGCCATTATAGAAGAATAA